Within the Dechloromonas denitrificans genome, the region GCGGAAGGCCGGCGCCGCCTGGTAATCGAGGGCGGTGTGAAGGGCTTCGCCGACGGCACCGTCAGTCAGCAGCAGCGGCTCCTTGGTCGTCGGATCGACCAGGTCGTAGCGGAAGCAGCTGTCGTCGGTCAGGTAGTGCATGCCGTGGTAATCGTGGCTGGCGCAGGAAATCAGCGCGTTGTGCCAGGCCCCGCCCATGAAGTCATGGACCTCGGCGCCGAAGTGCTCGCGGACGCGCTGGCGGAAGGCGGGCAGCCCGGCACCGGGCTCGCCGGCACAGAGCACCAGCTTGATGCCGAGGGCGCCGACCGGTTTGCCGATTTCCTGCGGGGCGCGCTCGATCAGCTGGTTGACCATCGACGGCGTGGCGAACAGGGCGCGCGGCCGGGTGAATTCGATGTAGCGGAGGATCTTCGGCACGCCCGCTTCGGCGCCCAGGGCGACCGGACGGGCGCCGTAGGCTTCGAGGGCCTGGACGTAGGTGATACCGGCCAGCCAGAGCGACAGGCCGAAGGCGTGGAAGGTGGTGTCGCCCGGCCGGATGCCGGCGAAGGCAAAGAGGCGACCGAGGGTCTGGTGCGAGATGTCGAGGTCGCGCTGGGTGAAGGCGTAGAAGGTCGGCTGGCCGGTCGTGCCCGAGGTGCCGGCCAGATGCACCACCTTGTCGAGCGGCGCCGTCAGGTGCAGGCCGAAAGGATGGTTGTAGCGGGCCAGCGAATCTTCCTGCGACTGGCGATGGCTGGCCTTGTCCATGAAGGCGGGCAGGCGGCGGAAATCGTCGAGGCTGCGGATGTCGTCCGGCGAATCGATGCCGGCGGCCTTGAAGCGCAGCCGGAAATAATCCTCGTTGCCCCAGACATAGCGGATCTGCTGCTGCAGCTTGGCCCAGCGATGGACGCCGAGCGCCGCCTGGTATTCGGCGGGGTCGCGGGTGGTGATGTGGGCGAGGTGATGGAGGCTGGCGTTCATGGGATAAGTAGCAATCAAAGGGTTGAAATCAGAGTCCGGCGATCCAGACGGTTTTGTATTCGAGGTAATCGTCGATGCCGTGGCGCGAACCTTCGCGCCCCTGGCCGGAGGCCTTGATGCCGCCGAAGGGCGAGGCCTCGCTTGAGATGGCCGGGGTATTGACGGCGACCATGCCGAATTGCAGGCCCTCGGCGATGCGGAACAGGCGGCCGATATCGCGGGTGTAGAAGTAGGAGGCCAGGCCGTATTCGGTGGCGTTGGCCTGGGCGAGCACGGCTTGGTCGTCGGTGAAGCGGTGGATGCTGACCACCGGCCCGAAGATTTCCTCGCGTACGACGCGCGCATCGGGGCCGACATCGGTCAATACGGTCGGCTCGAAGAACAGTTCACCCGCCGCATGGCGCCGGCCGCCGGCGGCCACCTGGGCGCCGTGGGCGACGGCTTCGCCGATCAGCGTTTCGACCCGGGCCAGCGCGGTGGCGTTGATCAGCGGCCCGACCTGGCTGGCCGGATCGAGGCCGTCGCCGACCACCAGGCGACGGGTCGCCGCGACGAAATCGGCAACGAAACGGTCGTAGAGCGCGGCATGGACGAAGATCCGGTTCACCGCGACGCAGACCTGCCCGGCATTGCGATACTTGGCGGCGATGGCACCGGCCACCGCCTGCTCGAGGTCGGCGTCGGCAAAGACGATGAAGGGCGCGTTGCCGCCCAGTTCGAGGCTGACCTTCTGCACGTTGGCCGCAGCCTGGGCGAGCAGCAGCCGGCCGACCCGGGTCGAGCCGGTAAACGACAGCTTGCGCACGGCCGGATGCCCGGTCAGCTGTTCGCCGATGCGCTGCGGATCGCCGAGCACGATGTTGAGCACACCGGGCGGCAGGCCGGCCCGCTCGGCCAGTTCGGCCAGCGCCAGCGCCGAATGGGGCGTCGCTTCGGCCGGCTTGACGACTAGCGTGCAGCCGGCGGCGAGGGCCGGTGCGGCCTTGCGCGCCAGCATGGCGCTGGGGAAATTCCATGGCGTGATGGCGGCGCAGACGCCGACCGGTTCGCGGAAGACGAGCAGGCGGCGGTCGCCGTTCGGCGGCGGGACGATCTCGCCGTAGACGCGCTTGCCTTCCTCGGCAAACCACTCGACGAAGGAGGCGCCGAAGAGAATTTCACCGCGCGCCTCGGCGAGCGGCTTGCCCTGTTCCACGGTCATGATGCGGGCCAGGTCGTCGGCGTGTTCGAGGATCAGTTCGTACCAGCGGCGCAGGATGGCGGCACGCTGTTTGGCCGGTTTGGCCCGCCAGGCCGGCAGGGCCGCCGCGGCGGCGCCGATGGCACGGTCGACGAGGTCGGCGCTGGCGGTAGACACCGTGCCGAGCAGTTCGCCGCTGGCCGGGTTGTGCACCGCCAGCGGTGCGCCGTCGCCGGCCACCCACTGACCGTCGATGTAGAGATGCCGGCGCAGCAGGGCTGGGTCGCGCAGCGCCTGGAAGGCGGTAGTCATCAGGCCATCCTCCCGAGGATCAGGTCGGCGGCGCGCTCGGCGATCATGATGGTCGGCGCGTTGGTGTTGCCGGAGATCAGCGTCGGCATCACCGAGGCATCGATGACGCGCAGGCCGTCGAGGCCATGGACGCGCAGCTGTTCGTCGACGACCGCCAGGCGGTCGCGGCCCATGCGGCAGGTGCCGACCGGGTGGTAAAGCGTCTTGCCGGTCTGCCGGGCGAATTCGAGCAGGGCTTCATCCGATTCGGCCTGTTGGCCGGGCAGGTTTTCCGCCGCGATATGGCGGGCCAGCGACGGCTGGGCGGCGATGTGGCGGGCGTGGCGCAGGCCGTCGAGCAGCGCCCGGCGGTCCTTTTCGCTGGCCAGGTAGTTGGGGCGGATGCGCGGCGCGACGAGCGGATCGGCATTGTCGATGCGGATGCTGCCGCGGCTTTCCGGGCGCAACTGGCAGACGCCGCAGGTCATGCCCGGCGTCTTGTCTACCTGACCGGTTTCAAAATTGAAGGTGCCGGGCATCACATGGAACTGGATGTCCGGGTGCAGCGGGTTGTCGCTGGTCGGCAGGAAGGCGTTGATGTGCGACGCGCTCATCGCCAGCAGGCCGCGCCGCGACAGCCCGTAGCGGGCGATCTCGCGGAGCAGGCGCCAGCCGCGGGCGGTTTCGTTGAAGGTGGTCAGGCCGCGGATGCGGTAGGTCAGGCTGACCATGTAGTGATCCTGCAGGTTCTCGCCGACGCCGGGCAGGTCGGCGACCGGCTGGATGCCGAGCGAGCGCAGATGCGCCTCGTCGCCGATGCCGGAGTGTTGCAGCAGGGCCGGGCTGGCGACCGCGCCGGCACTGAGCAGGACTTCCCGGCGGGCGGTGAATTGCCGGCGCTGACCGTCGATCAGCAATTCGATGCCGGCGGCCCGCCGCCCGTCGAACACGATCCGGCTGACCTGGGCGCCGGTGAATACCTGCAGGTTGCGGCGCTTGCGGGCCGGCTTCAGATAGGCGTTGGCGGTGCTGCTGCGCACGCCGTTGCGCACGGTGACCTGGAAATAGCCGACACCTTCCTGCTGGTCGCGGTTGAAATCGTCGCGCGCCGGAAAACCGGCTTCGCCGGCGGCAGCGATGAAGGCTTCGGACAGCGGGTGGCGGACGCTCGGGTCGGAAACGCCGAGCGGGCCGCCGGCGCCATGGAATTCGTCGGCCCCGCGGGCCTGGTCCTCGGCGCGCCGGAAGTAGGGCAGGACGTCGTCCCAGCCCCAGCCGGTGTTGCCCAGGTCGCGCCATTCGTCGTAATCGCGGGCCTGGCCGCGAATGTAAAGCAGGCCGTTGATTGCCGACGAACCGCCGAGCACCTTGCCGCGCGGCCACAGGATGCGGCGCTGGCCGCTCGAGGCTTCCGGCTCGGTACGGTAGAGCCAGTTGCCGCGCGGATGGGCGCGGTTCCAGACATAGCCGACCGGCAGGTGGAAGGAGGGATGGCGCCCGGCGCCTCCGGCCTCGACCAGGGCGACCCGGTGGCGGCCGTCGGCGCTCAGCCGATTGGCCAGCACGCAACCGGCGCTGCCGGCTCCGATGATGATGTAGTCGAATTCAGACATGGTGGTTTCCGGAAAAACGGCCGCCCGATCAGGCCTTGTTCTTCGTCTTGAAGTCCTTGATCAGCTTCTGCCAGTACGGATCCTTCGGGTTCTCGCGGGCCAGGCTGGTCAGCGCCCGGTCATAGAGCTTGAGATCGACGGACGGCGTGATGTCGCCCTTGGGCGGAATGAATTCGCTGTGCTGCATGGTGTCCCAGAACTTGCGCACGCCATTCAGGTAGGGATCGGTGCTTTGGTCGACCCAGACGTTGTAGAGGTCACGGTCGAGCAGGCCCTTGTCGAGCTTGACGTACTTGCTGACGATGTCGATCGTTTCCTTGTGGTTTTCGGCGACGAACTTTTCGGCGCGCAGCATGGCGCGCAGGAAGCGTTGCCAGATCTCGGCCGACTTGCCGTCTTCGTTGACCACCAGACGGCAGCAGACGTGGGCCGGGTACAGATCGGTCGAGTGGAAGAGCACTTTCAAACCCTGTTCCTCGGCCCGCAGGTCGTGCGGGCCCCAGGTCGCGCCGATGTCGGCCTGGCCGCTCTTGACCGCCTCGGTGACGGCCGGGGCGCTCTTCAGTTCGAAGATCTGGACGTCCTTCTTCCAGTCAAGTCCGGCATCCTTGAGTGCGGCGCGCAGAATGGCATCGACCGTGGACAGGCGTACCGTGGCGATCTTCTTGCCCTTGAAGTCGGCCGGCGACTTGATCAGTGCAGCGTTTTCCGGGCGGATGATGAAGGACGAGCCGCCGCTGACGATGCCGCCGATGACCTTGATCTTGCTGCCCTTGGCGATATGGATCAGCGGTGCCGAGGTGCCGAAGGCGCCGACGTCGATCTTGTGGGCGTTGAGGGCATTGAGGCCGTCGGCCGAGTTGATGAACTCGATCAGTTCGGCGTCAAAACCTTCCTGGGCGTAGAACCCCGCTTCCTTGGCGACCATGAACTTGGCGTGGGTGCTGATCGGCAGGAAGCCGATCTTCAGCGATTCGGCGGTGGCCTGGCCGAGGCTGAGCGCCAGCGTGGCGGCGACGGCCAACTGCTTGCCATGCTGGCGGAGGTGAGAGAAAAACATTGAAAAGCTCCTGAGGGGAAGGAATTCGGGGTGGATCAGCTGTCCTGGAAGGCCTGGTCGCGGGTCTTGCGGATATTCGGAATGACCAGCGCCAGGACTAGCAGCAGGGCGAGGAAGAGCAGGAAGGCGCTGAGCGGGCGGCTGAGGAAGACGAGCGCGTCGCCCCGGGCGAGCAGCAGCGCCCGACGCAGGTTTTCCTCCATCAGCGGGCCGAGGACGAAACCGAGCAGCAGCGGGGCCGGTTCGCAGTCGAGCTTGATGAAGACGTAGCCGAGCAGGCCGAAACCGACGGCGAAAGCCAGTTCCAGGGCGCTCTGGTTGACGCTGTAGATACCGACGCAGCAGAACAGCAGGATGGCCGGGTAGAGCAGGCGATAAGGCACCTTGAGCAGGCGGATCCAGAGGCCGATCAGCGGCAGGTTGAGGAGGACCAGCAGGGCGTTACCGATCCACATGCTGGCGATCAACCCCCAGAACAGTTCCGGGCGTTCGGTCATCACCTGCGGGCCGGGCACGATGCCGTGGATCATCATCGCCCCGACCATCAGCGCCATCACGGCGTTGGGCGGGATGCCCAGGGTGAGCAGCGGAATGAACGAGGTCTGGGCGCCGGCGTTGTTGGCCGATTCCGGCCCGGCGACACCTTCGATGGCACCCTGGCCGAAGCGGCTCGGGTCCCTGGCGAGTTTCTTTTCCAGCGTGTAGGAGGCGAAGGAGCTGAGAATGGCGCCGCCGCCGGGCAGGATGCCGAGCAGGGAACCGAGGAAGGTGCCGCGCAGCACGGGCTTCCAGGATTGCCGGAAGTCGTCGCGGGTGGGCAGCAGGCGGCCGACGGTGGTCGCGAAGATGTCGCGCTGTTCGTTCTTTTCGAGGTTATGGATGATCTCGGCAATGCCGAAAATGCCCATCGAGACGACGACGAAACCGAAGCCGTCGGACAGTTCTGGAATGCCGAAGCTGAAGCGCTCGACGCCGGAATTGACGTCGGTGCCGACCAGGCCGAGCAGCAGGCCGAGGGCGATCATGGCGATGGCCTTGATCACCGAACCGTTGGCCAGCACGATGGCGGCGATCAGACCGAGGACCATCAGCGAGAAATATTCGGCCGGCCCGAACTTGAGGGCCAGGGCGGCGAGCGGCGCCGCCAGCACGGCGATGATCAAGGTCGCCACCGAGCCGGCGAAGAAGGAACCGAGGGCGGCGATGCCGAGTGCCGCGCCGGCGCGGCCACGGCGGGCCATGGCGTAGCCGTCCAGGCAGGTGACGACGGAGGAGGATTCGCCGGGCAGATTGACCAGGATCGCCGAGGTCGAACCGCCGTACTGGGCGCCGTAATAGATGCCGGCCAGCATGATCAGCGCGGTCAGCGGCGGCAGGCCGTAGGTCGTCGGCAGCAGCATGGCGATCGTGGCCACCGGCCCGATGCCGGGCAAAACGCCGATCAGCGTGCCGAGCGTGACGCCGAGCAGGCAATAGAGAACATTGCCGACGGTCAGGGCCGCATCGAAGCCCTGCAGCAATTGTCCGCCCAGCTCGGTCATGCCGGCAGAACCTGGAAGGGCAGGCCGAGGCCGTAGACGAACACGGCGACGGCGAAAATCGCCAGGCCGCTGCTGAGCAGGCCGAGCTCATGCCAGCGGAACTGGCGATAGGCGAGGCCGCTGATGACGACCAGACCGATGGTGGAGAGCAGAAGCCCGGCGCCACTCAGCGAAAAGGCAAAGAGCAGCATGCCGGCCCCGATCAGCGACAGCGAACGCAGGCAAGGTTTCTCGATCTGGCGGGATTCGTCGCTCGAGATGTCGAGTTTCAGGCTGTGCGCCGCCAGCACGAGGCCGAGGCCGGTGAGCAGCACGCCGAGGACCAACGGGAAATACCCCGGCCCCATGCGCATTGCGGTGCCCAGCGAATAGGCGGTTGAGCCATAGGCAGAGGCCAGGCCGGTAATGCAGAAAAACAGGCCGGCAACGAAGTCGCGGTGTTTGATCAGGCGAAGCTTCATTATTTTGCTCCAGTAAGAATGGGGCAACCGGAAATGAATTAGACCGGTTGTCTATATATTTGGAAAAATAATCGGCGTGAGCCGATAGTTATTACCGATGCAACCGGTTTGTTAAAACAAGGCCGATTACTTGACGCTTATTCTAAAAACGGGAGTGTTGATGGCTAAATACTTAGATCTGAATTCCTTATCAGCAATGCGTCTATGTGCATCCGGCCGCGCCTGAAGGGCGGCTTCGTCAGAAGGTGACGCGGTGCATCCGGCGGTAGGCCGGGAGGTAGTCGGCAACGGCGTAATGGACGGTGCTGAGGTTGTCCCAGACGGCGACGGTGTCCTTCTCCCAGCGCAGACGGGCCTGAAATTCGGGGCGCTCGAACTGGCCGAACAGGTGCTCGAGCAGGTTGTCGCTGTCCTTGCGCGACAGGCCATCGATGCGGTCCACGTATTTCGGATTGACGAACACCAGCTTCTCGCCGGTTACCGGATGGCTGCGGATAACCGGGTGGCTGACCGGAACCCGTTCGGCCCTGATCTGGCGGAAGCGCTCTTCGCCGTTTTCCTGGCTGCGGATGATTTCGGGCCAGGCGCTGCGTTCGATGCTATGGGTCGCGGTCAGCCCTTCCAGGCGGGCGGCCAGCCCGGGATCAAGTGCCGCATAGACGCGCCGGCCGCTCGACCACAGTGTGTCGCCGCCGCTTTCCGGCAAGACCTGGGCATGCAGCACGGCGCCCGCCGGCGGGGCGGCCAGGTAGCTGACGTCGACATGCCATTGGTCGGTGGTGTAGCGCGGTCCGCCGGCCTTGGTTTCGATCACCTCGATCAGCGGATTCGCGTCCGATTGCGGAAAGTAGGCCTTGGCGCCGTCGGGGTTGCCGAAAATGCCGGCGACTTCGATGTGCTGGGCGGCGTCGATCGGCTGGTTGCGGAAGAACAGGACTTCGAAGCGGGCCAGCGCGGCGCGCAGTTGATCCTGCGTCGTCTCGTCCTGTGTTTTGGTCAGGTCGAGGCCATGAATGATGGCGCCGATATTCGGGCTGTAAGGCTCGGCCCGGAAGCGAGTCAAGGGCGAATGGATGGAAGTCGGCATGATATTTTGGGCGAGGCGGTCGGGAAATCTGTTTTTGATCCGACGATATTTGTCCGCCAGTTAATAACTGCCAAATATTCTGTTTTTATATGTATATCGGCGCACCGGTTATTTATATTTTTATTTTCGTTTCTGAGAATATCAATTAATCGTTTTTGTCGGATTGTCCGCGCCTGATAGTTTCCGATTCCATGCCGGCATTTGGCCGGCTTTTATGATGATCTGGAGTCGGACATGGCATTTGCCCATCGCAATCGAAGAAGTTTCCTGAAACTGGCCGGCAGCGCCGCGCTGGCCGCCTTGCCCGGGCGCTACGCCGTCGCCGACGGCTGGCCGGCACGGCCGATCAAGTATGTCGTGCCCTGGCCGGCCGGCGGGCCGACCGATATCTTCGGACGGGTTCTGGCCAGCGAGTTGTCGACCTCGCTCGGGCAGCCGGTCATCGTCGAGAACAAGGCGGGCGCAACCGGCGCCATCGCCACCCGTTTCGTCGCCCGCAGCGAGGCGGACGGCTACACCTTGCTGGCCGCCAATACCACCTCGTTCATCGGCAACGTGGTGTCGTCGCCGGAGGTGGCGCAGTTCGACCCGCTGAAGGATTTCGTGCCGATCGGCCTGTTCGTCGAAACGGCTTACGTCTTGTGGGCGCATCCCTCGTTGCAGGTCAAGAACTTCGACGAGTTCCTCGCTCTGGCGAGGGATGGCAAGAAGCCGCCACTGGCCTTCGGTACCACCGGCAACGGCGCCATTTCTGAACTGTCGGTCGAGCAGCTGGCCCGGCGTTACAAGCTCAACCTGCTGAAAGTACCCTACAAGGGAACCGCACCCCAGGTCGCCGATCTGCTTGCCGGACATACCCAGATCGGCACTTCCGACCTGCCTGCCGTCAATGGCCTGCAGGCGACCGGCCGGCTGGTGCCGTTGCTGGTGATCGGTCGGCGGCGCCTGCCCGAATTGCCGAATATCCCGACCTCGTTCGAGCTCGGCATCCGCGAGCCGGATTTCACCGTCTGGAACGGCTTGTTCGCCCCGGCCGGCACGCCGTCGGCCGTCGTTGCCCGGTTGACCAAGTCCCTGGAGCAAGCGGTGCGCGGCGAGGCCTTCAAGCGGGTGGCCGAGGGTAACGGCAACCATGTTCTGTTCCTGAGCGGCAAGGAGGCCACGGCGCGCATCCATGCGGATCTTGCCGAGCGGCAGAGTTTCAAGAAGTCGCTGGAACAGGCCTGAGCGTTTTCAGCCGGCCTGCCGGGCCACGAACGGCCGGGCAGGCCACTTCAGGAGAGCGGCACAATCAGCCCGGAATGCCCGGGGGCATAGGGCAGGCCGGAGAAATAGCCACGGGCGAAGATGAGCAGCGGGCTGCTGTCGCGGATCAGTTTGGCGCGGAGCACGGCGCCCTCCCAGGCGATCCAGAAATAGACCGAAAGCTGTTCGCAATCGGCGGCCTCGGTCAGTTCGCCGGTCGAGCGGGCAAGCCTGAGGCAGGCCGCCAGCCTGTCTTGCCAGTCGAGGAAGGCGGCTTCCAGCTTGACGCGAAAGGCTTCCGGCAAGGAGTTCATTTCCTGTCCGAGGTTGCCGATCAGGCAGCCGCGCTGGAAATGGTGGCGTTCCATCCCCTGACAGGCATCGGCGATAAAATTGGCAACCCGCTGCAGGGGGGAGCAGCTCGGGTCGAGCAACAGGCGGTCGAGCTTGCGGGCGAAATAGGCCGCATAGCTGTCGATCACCGCGCAGCCGAAGGCTTCCTTGCTGTCGAAATAGTGATAGAACGAGCCTTTCGGGACATTCAGGCATTTCAGGATGTCTTCGATACCGGTCGAGGCGAAGCTCTTTTCCGTCAGGATTTCCATGCCGCAACGCACCAGGGCGTCCCGCGTATCCATGCCGTCATGGTGCTGGCGCGGCGGTCTGCCTGGCCGGGGACGGGGCAAGTGTTCTCTCATCGATAGTTGTCTGGTTTAGGGCGGCTGCCTGATATCCGGCCGGAGGCGCTGCGCCGCTGTCTGCGCCTGAGCTGCCAGGCAAGCCCGCAAGGCTAACAAGGCACTGGCCGGGCGACAAATATCGATAGCTGATTAGCTAATCAGCATTGCGCGGTGGATGGAATGCTTATATCGAAAGAAAAAAATGTGATTTCACCGTGACCGGCGGATTCCATAGCATCATGCCCCTTTTCAACTCCCAGCAATCAGGGCAATGACCTACAAATTCGACACCCTTTCCCTGCATGCCGGCCAGGTGCCGGATAGCCAGTACGGCGCCCGGGCGCAGCCGATCTACCTGACGTCCTCGTTCGTCTTCAAGGATGCCGAGCAGGCCGCCTCGCTGTTCAACATGGAGCGCGGCGGCCATGTCTATTCACGCATTTCCAACCCGACCAACGCGGTTTTCGAGGAGCGCATGGCGGCGCTCGAGGGCGGAGTGGGCGGTGTTGCCGTGGCTTCCGGGCAGGCTGCCATGCATCTGGCGATCACCACGCTGATGGGGGCCGGCGGGCATATCGTCGCCAGCCGTTCGCTCTACGGCGGTTCGCACAACCTGCTCGAATACACCTTGCCGCGTTTCGGCATCACCACCACCTTCGTCGATCCGCGCGACCTCGATGCCTGGCAGGCGGCGATCCGCCCGGAAACCCGGCTGCTGTTCGGCGAAACGCTAGGCAATCCGGGTCTCGATGTGCTCGATATCGCCAAAGTCTCGGCGCTGGCCCACGAGAATGGCCTGCCGCTGCTGGTCGATTCGACCTTCACCACGCCTTATCTGCTGAAACCCTTCGAGCATGGGGCCGATCTCGTTTTCCATTCCGCTACCAAGTTCCTGTCCGGTCATGGCACGGTGATCGGCGGCGTGGTGGTCGATTCCGGCGCCTTCGACTGGGCGGCCAGCGGCAAGTTTCCGACCCTGGCCGAGCCGTATGAAGGCTTCCACGACATGGTGTTTACCGAAGAGTCGACGGTCGCCGCTTTCCTGCTGCGCGCCCGGCGCGAAGGGTTGCGCGATTTCGGCGCCTGTCTCAGCCCGCTGTCGGCCTTCCAGATATTGCAGGGGCTGGAAACGCTGCCGCTGCGCATGGCCCGCCATATCGAGAATACCCGCAAGGTGGTGGCGCATCTGTCGACGCTGGTCGGCGGCGCCGTGCAGGCGGTGGTCCATCCCGATCTGCCGGAACATCCCGACCACCAATTGGCGCAAAAAATGTTGCCGCGCGGCAGCAGTTCGGTCTTTACCTTCAATCTGAGCGGCGGCCGGGCGGCTGGTCGCAAGTTCATCGAGGCCCTCAAGGTGTTCTCGCACCTGGCCAATGTCGGCGACGCCAAGTCGCTGGTCATCCACCCGGCGTCGACCACGCATTTCCGCATGTCCGATGCGGCGCTGGTCGCCGCCGGCATCCACCCCGGCACGATCCGCCTGTCGATCGGCCTGGAAGATCCAGACGATCTGATCGAAGACCTCAACCGCGGCCTGGCCGCAGCAGCCAAGGCCTGAACCATGGAAATCAACGTGCTCGGCCAGTCGGCCTATATCTACAACGGCGGCAAGAAACTGACGGCGGATGCCGTCCGGCAGCAACCGGTTGTCGTCTTCATCCATGGGGCGCAGCAGGATCATTCCTGCTGGGTGTTGCAGAGCCGCTGGTTCGCCCATCACGGCTTTTCGGTGCTGGTGCCCGACCTGCCCGGGCACGGCCGCAGCGCCGGCGATGCATTGCCTTCGGTCAAGGCGCTGGCCGACTGGATCGTCGCCTTGCTCGATGCCCTCGGGGTTGAAAAAGCAAGCCTGATCGGCCACAGCATGGGTTCGCTGGTCGCCCTCGAAGCCACCGCCCGCCACGCCGGCCGGGTCAGCCAAACCGCGCTGATCGGCACCTCGCTGCCGATGCCGGTGTCGCAGGCCTTGCTCGATGCGACACGCGACAACGAGCCGAAGGCGGTTGCGATGATCAATGCCTTCTCCTACTCGGCGACCGGCCAGATCGGCGGCAATACGGTGCCCGGCCTGTGGTTGCTCGGCATGAACCAGCGGCTGATGGAACGTCAGAAAAAGGGCGTCTTTCATACCGACATGAATGCCTGCAACGCCTATGCGCGCAGTCCGGACAGCCTGAAGGAAATCGCCACGCCGCTGCTCATCGTCGCCGGCAGCCAGGACCGGATGACCTCGCCCAAGGCGGCCAAAGCGC harbors:
- a CDS encoding phenylacetate--CoA ligase family protein, whose protein sequence is MNASLHHLAHITTRDPAEYQAALGVHRWAKLQQQIRYVWGNEDYFRLRFKAAGIDSPDDIRSLDDFRRLPAFMDKASHRQSQEDSLARYNHPFGLHLTAPLDKVVHLAGTSGTTGQPTFYAFTQRDLDISHQTLGRLFAFAGIRPGDTTFHAFGLSLWLAGITYVQALEAYGARPVALGAEAGVPKILRYIEFTRPRALFATPSMVNQLIERAPQEIGKPVGALGIKLVLCAGEPGAGLPAFRQRVREHFGAEVHDFMGGAWHNALISCASHDYHGMHYLTDDSCFRYDLVDPTTKEPLLLTDGAVGEALHTALDYQAAPAFRYATGDIVKIHVGECPGCGTFGTRMEIVGRADDILMIKGVKVYPAAIQSVVLQFQPEISGELRIRLDGPPPRVEPPLRLAIEAAPDTGEAAWPELARRIEQRIRELLTFRPEVTILPYGSLPRTGAKTKLIEIAQPA
- a CDS encoding NAD-dependent succinate-semialdehyde dehydrogenase gives rise to the protein MTTAFQALRDPALLRRHLYIDGQWVAGDGAPLAVHNPASGELLGTVSTASADLVDRAIGAAAAALPAWRAKPAKQRAAILRRWYELILEHADDLARIMTVEQGKPLAEARGEILFGASFVEWFAEEGKRVYGEIVPPPNGDRRLLVFREPVGVCAAITPWNFPSAMLARKAAPALAAGCTLVVKPAEATPHSALALAELAERAGLPPGVLNIVLGDPQRIGEQLTGHPAVRKLSFTGSTRVGRLLLAQAAANVQKVSLELGGNAPFIVFADADLEQAVAGAIAAKYRNAGQVCVAVNRIFVHAALYDRFVADFVAATRRLVVGDGLDPASQVGPLINATALARVETLIGEAVAHGAQVAAGGRRHAAGELFFEPTVLTDVGPDARVVREEIFGPVVSIHRFTDDQAVLAQANATEYGLASYFYTRDIGRLFRIAEGLQFGMVAVNTPAISSEASPFGGIKASGQGREGSRHGIDDYLEYKTVWIAGL
- a CDS encoding GMC family oxidoreductase → MSEFDYIIIGAGSAGCVLANRLSADGRHRVALVEAGGAGRHPSFHLPVGYVWNRAHPRGNWLYRTEPEASSGQRRILWPRGKVLGGSSAINGLLYIRGQARDYDEWRDLGNTGWGWDDVLPYFRRAEDQARGADEFHGAGGPLGVSDPSVRHPLSEAFIAAAGEAGFPARDDFNRDQQEGVGYFQVTVRNGVRSSTANAYLKPARKRRNLQVFTGAQVSRIVFDGRRAAGIELLIDGQRRQFTARREVLLSAGAVASPALLQHSGIGDEAHLRSLGIQPVADLPGVGENLQDHYMVSLTYRIRGLTTFNETARGWRLLREIARYGLSRRGLLAMSASHINAFLPTSDNPLHPDIQFHVMPGTFNFETGQVDKTPGMTCGVCQLRPESRGSIRIDNADPLVAPRIRPNYLASEKDRRALLDGLRHARHIAAQPSLARHIAAENLPGQQAESDEALLEFARQTGKTLYHPVGTCRMGRDRLAVVDEQLRVHGLDGLRVIDASVMPTLISGNTNAPTIMIAERAADLILGRMA
- a CDS encoding ABC transporter substrate-binding protein, whose protein sequence is MFFSHLRQHGKQLAVAATLALSLGQATAESLKIGFLPISTHAKFMVAKEAGFYAQEGFDAELIEFINSADGLNALNAHKIDVGAFGTSAPLIHIAKGSKIKVIGGIVSGGSSFIIRPENAALIKSPADFKGKKIATVRLSTVDAILRAALKDAGLDWKKDVQIFELKSAPAVTEAVKSGQADIGATWGPHDLRAEEQGLKVLFHSTDLYPAHVCCRLVVNEDGKSAEIWQRFLRAMLRAEKFVAENHKETIDIVSKYVKLDKGLLDRDLYNVWVDQSTDPYLNGVRKFWDTMQHSEFIPPKGDITPSVDLKLYDRALTSLARENPKDPYWQKLIKDFKTKNKA
- a CDS encoding tripartite tricarboxylate transporter permease; the encoded protein is MTELGGQLLQGFDAALTVGNVLYCLLGVTLGTLIGVLPGIGPVATIAMLLPTTYGLPPLTALIMLAGIYYGAQYGGSTSAILVNLPGESSSVVTCLDGYAMARRGRAGAALGIAALGSFFAGSVATLIIAVLAAPLAALALKFGPAEYFSLMVLGLIAAIVLANGSVIKAIAMIALGLLLGLVGTDVNSGVERFSFGIPELSDGFGFVVVSMGIFGIAEIIHNLEKNEQRDIFATTVGRLLPTRDDFRQSWKPVLRGTFLGSLLGILPGGGAILSSFASYTLEKKLARDPSRFGQGAIEGVAGPESANNAGAQTSFIPLLTLGIPPNAVMALMVGAMMIHGIVPGPQVMTERPELFWGLIASMWIGNALLVLLNLPLIGLWIRLLKVPYRLLYPAILLFCCVGIYSVNQSALELAFAVGFGLLGYVFIKLDCEPAPLLLGFVLGPLMEENLRRALLLARGDALVFLSRPLSAFLLFLALLLVLALVIPNIRKTRDQAFQDS
- a CDS encoding tripartite tricarboxylate transporter TctB family protein; protein product: MKLRLIKHRDFVAGLFFCITGLASAYGSTAYSLGTAMRMGPGYFPLVLGVLLTGLGLVLAAHSLKLDISSDESRQIEKPCLRSLSLIGAGMLLFAFSLSGAGLLLSTIGLVVISGLAYRQFRWHELGLLSSGLAIFAVAVFVYGLGLPFQVLPA
- a CDS encoding TauD/TfdA dioxygenase family protein; the encoded protein is MPTSIHSPLTRFRAEPYSPNIGAIIHGLDLTKTQDETTQDQLRAALARFEVLFFRNQPIDAAQHIEVAGIFGNPDGAKAYFPQSDANPLIEVIETKAGGPRYTTDQWHVDVSYLAAPPAGAVLHAQVLPESGGDTLWSSGRRVYAALDPGLAARLEGLTATHSIERSAWPEIIRSQENGEERFRQIRAERVPVSHPVIRSHPVTGEKLVFVNPKYVDRIDGLSRKDSDNLLEHLFGQFERPEFQARLRWEKDTVAVWDNLSTVHYAVADYLPAYRRMHRVTF
- a CDS encoding Bug family tripartite tricarboxylate transporter substrate binding protein, producing the protein MAFAHRNRRSFLKLAGSAALAALPGRYAVADGWPARPIKYVVPWPAGGPTDIFGRVLASELSTSLGQPVIVENKAGATGAIATRFVARSEADGYTLLAANTTSFIGNVVSSPEVAQFDPLKDFVPIGLFVETAYVLWAHPSLQVKNFDEFLALARDGKKPPLAFGTTGNGAISELSVEQLARRYKLNLLKVPYKGTAPQVADLLAGHTQIGTSDLPAVNGLQATGRLVPLLVIGRRRLPELPNIPTSFELGIREPDFTVWNGLFAPAGTPSAVVARLTKSLEQAVRGEAFKRVAEGNGNHVLFLSGKEATARIHADLAERQSFKKSLEQA